A stretch of Carya illinoinensis cultivar Pawnee chromosome 14, C.illinoinensisPawnee_v1, whole genome shotgun sequence DNA encodes these proteins:
- the LOC122295166 gene encoding uncharacterized protein LOC122295166, giving the protein MGVVVIDGSTVRDFVNDETLFKKSVDESFAALDLNKDGVLSRPELRKAFETMRLIESHFGIDVATTPEQLTKLYDSIFEKFDCDGSGTVDMDEFRAEMKKIMLAIADGLGSSPIQMALEDDDNQSLLKKAADLEASKLSSS; this is encoded by the coding sequence ATGGGCGTGGTGGTGATTGACGGATCGACGGTGAGAGACTTCGTGAACGACGAGACCCTGTTCAAGAAGAGCGTGGACGAGAGTTTCGCGGCTCTTGACCTTAACAAGGATGGCGTCCTATCTCGCCCGGAACTCCGCAAGGCGTTCGAGACCATGAGGCTGATCGAGTCCCACTTCGGCATCGACGTGGCCACGACGCCGGAGCAGCTCACCAAGCTCTACGATTCCATCTTCGAGAAGTTCGACTGCGATGGGAGCGGGACAGTGGATATGGACGAGTTCAGGGCGGAGATGAAGAAGATCATGCTTGCTATTGCCGATGGGCTGGGGTCGTCCCCTATTCAGATGGCTCTCGAGGACGACGATAATCAGAGTTTGCTTAAAAAGGCTGCGGATCTCGAGGCTTCTAAGCTATCATCCTCCTGA